TCTCTGCACGATGGGTGCCCTCGGTGAGGCAGAGATCTGGGACCTGCACACCTTCAAGAAACTTCGCACGCTGCAGGAAGACCAGGTGCCCTGGACCCTCACTGCAAACAGCCAGCAGGTGCTGACCGCTGACCTGAAAGGGCATTTGCGCCTTGTTTCCGTGACCACAGGCAAAAGTTCACCCTTCCTGAACCTGACAGACCCGGCCATTCTTTACCAGGTCAGTCCGGATGGCAAAAAACTGGCCACTGCAGATGTGAAGATGCCTCAGGGGACCCTGATGAAAGTGGCCCCCATGAGCTTTGTTTCGGTGTGGGACACCCGAACCCAAAAACGCCTGGCGCAGTTCGCTTTGACTGGTGAAGGGAGAATCAGCCGCCTCATGTTTGCAGATGGGGGGAAGACACTGGTGGCAGGCACCCAGAGGGGTTCCATTGTGGTGTGGAATGTGCTGAAGAAAAAAACACTGCAGCACTTTCAGGCCCACCAGGGAGAGATCATTGACCTGGAATTGCATCAGGATCGGCTGTACTCGGCGGCAGGACTGGGTGAGGTCAAAATCTGGGATTTCTCGCAGATCAGAAGCCCCTGAAGCAGGCAACCCGGGGACACCGTGGGTGGTTTGGCACAGCCTGACCTTGCTGAATCGGGGCCTTCAGGTCACCCGGAGACCTGAGCAGGTCCCAATCCCTGTTCCTCTCTGGTTCCTGAAAACTGCACGCTGGTCCTCCTGCTCCCTTTAACGGCTGCGCTTCTTCACAAACCGCAGTGCAAAAAGCACCAGCAGAATCCCTGCAGCAATCAAAGGAGGCGTGTGGTCTTCTTTCACCGACCACCAGTAATGCAAGACCCCCAGAGCGCCCACCAGGTACGTCAGGCGGTGCAGCCTCTGCCAGCGCACGAAACCCATCTTGCGCACGCTGTCTTTCCGGCTGGTCAGCACCAGGGGGATCAGGAGCAAGAAAGCGGTCAGGCCCACGGTGATGTACGGGCGCTTGAGGGCATCTTGCAGGAAATCCAGCAGACCTGGACCCCGGTCAAGCAGGTAAATCCCCAGGTGAATCAGGGCGTACAGCGCTCCGGTGAGGCCCAGTGTTTTGCGCACCCGCGCAGGCCACAGCAGGCGGGTGCCCAGACGTGACGCCAGGAGTCTCAGTGGGGTGCAGGCCAGGGACAGCAGGATGAGCGTCAGGGACAGCAGTCCGGTTTGCTGCTCGGCGCGCTGCAGGGGGTTGGCACCCAGTTGACCTGTGAAGGCGTCATACACCATCACTGGCAAGGGCAGGAGGGCCCCGATGGTGGCAGAAGGGGCCACCCAGGCGTTCGCGGCAATGGTTTTGCTGCTCGTTTTGCCCTGGGTTTGCTGCTGGATGGGTGAATTCAGAAGTACCTCCTGAGGTCCATGCCCTTGTACAGGTGGGCCACCTCCTCGGCGTAACCGTTGAAGGGCAAAGTTGGTCTGCGGGAGAGTTCCCCGATGCGGCGCTCGGTGGCCTGGCTCCAGCGGGGGTGGTCCACTTCGGGGTTCACGTTGGCATAAAAACCGTATTCGTGGGGAGCGATCAGGCTCCAGGTGGTGGCGGGTTGTTTGTCGGTCAGGGTGATGCGGGTGATGGCCTTGATGTTCTTGAACCCGTACTTCCACGGCACCACCAGCCTGAGGGGCGCACCGTTCTGGTTGGGCAGGATCTTGCCGTCCAGACCCACCGCCAGCAGGGTGAGGGGGTGCATGGCTTCATCCAGCCTGAGGCCCTCCACGTAAGGCCAGTCCAGGATGCCCGCCTTGACCCCGGGCATCTGTTTGGGGTCGGCCAGTGCAGTGAATTTCACGTAGCGGGCTTTGGAGGTGGGCTCAATTCGCCTCAGCAGGGCCGCCAGAGGGAAACCCATCCAGGGGATCACCAGGCTCCAGCCTTCCACGCAACGCATGCGGTACAGGCGGTCTTCGAGGGGAAACCAGCCTTGCAGGGTGTCGATGTCCACGGTCTGGGGTTTTTTGACCATGCCGTCAATCACCACCGACCACGGGCGGGTCTTGAGTCTGCCTGCATTGCGGGCCGGGTCCGACTTGCCGGTGCCAAATTCGTAGTAGTTGTTGTACCCGGTGATGTCCTCGATGGCACTCACCGGTTCTCTGGTGTCGTAGGGCCCCTGATAGATCTTCCTGGGAAGTGCACAGGTGGGGGCCGCAGCAGCCACAACGCCCGGGCGGCGGGTCAGGAGTTCCAGACCGGTGGCCAGACCCAGAGCGCCAACGGTGGTGAGCACCCCCTGCCTGAGGATTTCACGACGGGTCTTCAACAGGCTGGATGGATTTTTATTGGGGTCATCAGGGTTCATGGGTCCTCCGTAAGGGGCAAGTCTCCCCTGACACTGGTACGAAGCAGGGCACCCGTAAAGTTCATTTCTGGCACTGCACAGGCAGGAAGGGTCTGTGGGGGTGCAGGTCTCCTTCTGGTCATTTTAAGTTGCGGGGCTTGCAAAGAAAGGGTGATTTTAAAGAAATCTGGTTCACCGCTACAGTTTGGAAGAGGCAGCTAAACGCAACAAGACCGAATGGTGAAGACACCCTGGCTGTGTCAGACAGCAGACACGTCCGTGGAACCGATGGGGCAAGAAAATCTGGGCTTTTGACCATTCGATTTGAAGCAGAGACGCACCAGAAGTTGCCTCCACCCCAAGGGTTAACCACCCGGCAAGGTCCCACCCTCTACTTCCACTTCTTGACCTGCACTTCCTTATCTTCCACCCACCCCCAGGCCGCATCGGGAATGCCCTGTGAAGCTGACGCAACAGGGTTCTGACGGGTGGCACCTCCTGCAACCACATTGAGATCCATGGGGGGGTCACAAGGGGTGTCTGACCTCTGCATGACAGGCCGCCTCCACCCAGCACGGTCATGAAAATGCAGCACAAATGTCGTCAAAAGGTCACCCTTCCCCCCTAAATTGGTGGGCGTGAAAAGGACGCTGACCCGTTCACGGCAGAAACCCGCAGGTCCTTCACACAACCCCTTCTTGCTGATGGCCCTGGCAAGAAGCACAAAGGA
This DNA window, taken from Deinococcus cellulosilyticus NBRC 106333 = KACC 11606, encodes the following:
- the msrP gene encoding protein-methionine-sulfoxide reductase catalytic subunit MsrP, whose protein sequence is MNPDDPNKNPSSLLKTRREILRQGVLTTVGALGLATGLELLTRRPGVVAAAAPTCALPRKIYQGPYDTREPVSAIEDITGYNNYYEFGTGKSDPARNAGRLKTRPWSVVIDGMVKKPQTVDIDTLQGWFPLEDRLYRMRCVEGWSLVIPWMGFPLAALLRRIEPTSKARYVKFTALADPKQMPGVKAGILDWPYVEGLRLDEAMHPLTLLAVGLDGKILPNQNGAPLRLVVPWKYGFKNIKAITRITLTDKQPATTWSLIAPHEYGFYANVNPEVDHPRWSQATERRIGELSRRPTLPFNGYAEEVAHLYKGMDLRRYF
- a CDS encoding WD40 repeat domain-containing protein; the encoded protein is MPFARMPLTILKSPWMLAPVVVGLMFVGQAQHKTLPVKVPVPIKTLHFSSQFRPSQDNRATYHVDISADGGTMAVGFGNQFLSVDLDAGKPLFRQELPTLKGSDLEFYWFAFSPDSRRLALAAKGGKVLFLAPRTGKTLQSLQTSGELVHFWFSPDSRFLCTMGALGEAEIWDLHTFKKLRTLQEDQVPWTLTANSQQVLTADLKGHLRLVSVTTGKSSPFLNLTDPAILYQVSPDGKKLATADVKMPQGTLMKVAPMSFVSVWDTRTQKRLAQFALTGEGRISRLMFADGGKTLVAGTQRGSIVVWNVLKKKTLQHFQAHQGEIIDLELHQDRLYSAAGLGEVKIWDFSQIRSP
- a CDS encoding sulfite oxidase heme-binding subunit YedZ — encoded protein: MAPSATIGALLPLPVMVYDAFTGQLGANPLQRAEQQTGLLSLTLILLSLACTPLRLLASRLGTRLLWPARVRKTLGLTGALYALIHLGIYLLDRGPGLLDFLQDALKRPYITVGLTAFLLLIPLVLTSRKDSVRKMGFVRWQRLHRLTYLVGALGVLHYWWSVKEDHTPPLIAAGILLVLFALRFVKKRSR